A window of the Mucilaginibacter sp. cycad4 genome harbors these coding sequences:
- a CDS encoding Mpo1-like protein has translation MATKTNNKQKSTGKTTANIDERPIDRYFREYAEAHQDKVNQIVHYICIPTLAFSVFGLIWSIPFPHLAFLGIYNGYFNWASFVIAIAIYFYLKLSPIISYFILFILLGFSYGIMELVAWQQAGGPAMWSLCISIFIPSLSAVLIGNSREPLYAKNGLNIRSLVVAPAYLLNQLLNKLRIKS, from the coding sequence GTGGCCACAAAAACAAACAACAAACAGAAATCAACAGGTAAAACCACTGCAAATATTGATGAACGCCCCATTGACCGTTATTTCAGGGAATATGCAGAAGCCCACCAGGATAAGGTTAACCAAATTGTACATTACATCTGCATCCCAACCTTAGCATTTAGTGTATTTGGACTAATTTGGTCAATCCCATTTCCGCACTTAGCTTTTTTAGGTATTTATAATGGATATTTTAACTGGGCTTCATTTGTGATAGCCATTGCTATCTATTTTTATCTAAAGCTTTCGCCGATCATATCTTACTTTATCTTATTTATTTTATTAGGCTTTAGCTATGGTATAATGGAGCTTGTGGCCTGGCAACAAGCCGGAGGACCTGCCATGTGGTCATTATGCATTTCTATATTCATTCCTTCTTTATCTGCTGTGCTGATAGGTAACAGCCGTGAACCGTTATATGCAAAAAATGGGCTCAATATCAGATCATTAGTTGTTGCCCCTGCATACCTGTTAAATCAATTGCTTAATAAACTGAGAATCAAAAGTTGA